The Gemmatimonadaceae bacterium nucleotide sequence AGAAACGCGTCAAGATGGACTACCAACTCGCGCTGGATCTCTACGACACCGGCATCGCCGACGCGATGTACCTCGCCGGTCTGATCGCGGACGACGCGAAGATGACCAAGAAGGACCTGCAAAAGTGGGTCAAAGGCGCCAGCTGCAACGGGGTCGCCGAATTCACGGTCCCGTGGGTCGCGTCCGCGAGCCCGCATGGTCGAGAGATGGCCTTGAAGTGGATCGATTCCAAGGATGAAGCCATCGCATCGGCGGGCTGGGGGACTTACAGGAGCATGGTCGCGATCAAGGAGGACGCGGACCTCGACCTTGTCGAGATCAAGTCGCTCCTGCAGCGCGTGGCGAAGTCGATCCACCAGCAGCCCAATCGCGTCAAATACGTGATGAACAGTTTCGTCATCGCGGTCGCCTGCTACGTCAAACCGCTCCACAAGCTGGCGGTCGATACGGCCAACGGCATCGGCAAGGTCGCCGTCGAGCTGGTCGGGGCGTGCAAGATTCCGTTCGCGCCCGATCAAGTCAAGAAATTCGAAGCACGCAGCGCGATCGGCAAGAAGCGCAAGTCGCCGAAGTGTTGATCGGACTGTCGAGGCCCGCGGAGGTGGTTTCGCGCCACTTCAACGCCGTCGTTATAGACCTGGAGATCGGGACATTCGTTCCGTGCATGTTCGCATAAAAAGGCCGGAGCGAATAAACTCCGGCCTTCAGCAGTTTTAGCAGCAATCAAGCTTACATAGCGGGCGAATTCATGCCAAAGGCGAACTTCCACGCATCGCCGTCCTTAACATAAATTGACACGCCCCAGATAACAGTTCCTCCGATCTCCTGACCGCCGCAAGTGCCGTCGGCGGTGCCCTTGCGAGTGAGCATCTCGACGGTCGGCGAAAGAGCTGAGGCGAAGCCATCGGTGACGCT carries:
- a CDS encoding DNA alkylation repair protein, coding for KRVKMDYQLALDLYDTGIADAMYLAGLIADDAKMTKKDLQKWVKGASCNGVAEFTVPWVASASPHGREMALKWIDSKDEAIASAGWGTYRSMVAIKEDADLDLVEIKSLLQRVAKSIHQQPNRVKYVMNSFVIAVACYVKPLHKLAVDTANGIGKVAVELVGACKIPFAPDQVKKFEARSAIGKKRKSPKC